Proteins from a single region of Leuconostoc gasicomitatum LMG 18811:
- a CDS encoding YggT family protein: MLEILNWIVRIANYYEYAIVIYVLMSWLPGAQQSVFGKWLQRIVSPYLNLFRIIPPIGGIIDISPIVAILALNFAISGLSHLVLLFL; encoded by the coding sequence ATGCTAGAAATACTAAATTGGATTGTACGTATCGCAAATTACTATGAATATGCAATTGTTATTTATGTCTTAATGTCCTGGTTACCTGGCGCCCAACAATCAGTGTTTGGCAAATGGCTTCAACGAATTGTTTCACCCTATCTAAACTTATTTCGAATAATACCACCAATTGGTGGTATTATTGACATTTCGCCAATTGTTGCCATTTTGGCATTGAATTTTGCAATTAGTGGTTTGTCTCATCTGGTGTTACTTTTCCTATAA
- a CDS encoding cell division protein SepF translates to MALGDTIKRLFSNDEDDLYEDSYNDSSYQEQPQHQQPVQQTSQQQAAYFGRQSAQSTMTDPGNANSKIALFEPKVYSDSRDIASQILGGEAVIVNFTQIDEAQAKRILDFLGGAIYAVNGEIERIGQSIFLVTPATFEISGTLTDNLEPNTRY, encoded by the coding sequence ATGGCATTAGGCGATACAATTAAACGTCTTTTTAGTAATGATGAAGATGATTTATATGAAGATAGCTATAACGATAGTAGCTATCAAGAACAACCACAACATCAACAACCAGTGCAACAAACATCACAGCAGCAAGCAGCCTATTTTGGCCGTCAATCGGCACAATCAACAATGACAGATCCAGGTAATGCTAATAGTAAAATTGCATTATTTGAACCTAAAGTATATTCAGATTCTAGAGATATTGCTTCTCAGATATTAGGTGGAGAGGCAGTAATTGTTAATTTTACGCAAATAGATGAAGCACAAGCTAAAAGAATATTGGATTTTCTAGGTGGTGCTATATATGCAGTCAATGGGGAAATTGAACGTATAGGTCAGTCTATCTTTTTAGTGACACCTGCAACTTTTGAAATTTCAGGGACGTTGACAGATAATTTAGAACCGAATACACGGTATTAA
- a CDS encoding ECF transporter S component, with protein sequence MTNQKIKYYVVTTLFVAIVLLQMIVPWLGVMPLGAFVIGASATIIQFTVALAGILLGPKYGAVVGLFWGIMSFINALTHPGTIGSLMFQNPFTALVPRVLVGFLVGLLFNYFLRKRSGTIRTLGLGILGVVAALINTVGVVILTTIGFTVMHTNFTGIPNQNLLSWLIGIVSFNAIFEMIVGFILITVVGNVLLPVAERANIKG encoded by the coding sequence ATGACAAATCAAAAAATAAAATATTATGTGGTGACAACTTTATTTGTTGCGATTGTTTTGCTTCAGATGATTGTGCCATGGCTTGGCGTGATGCCATTAGGTGCATTCGTAATTGGTGCGAGCGCAACAATTATACAATTTACAGTGGCATTAGCTGGTATTTTATTGGGACCTAAATACGGTGCTGTTGTTGGTTTATTTTGGGGAATAATGTCGTTTATTAACGCGTTAACACACCCAGGAACAATTGGTTCACTAATGTTTCAAAATCCTTTTACAGCATTAGTTCCACGTGTGCTAGTCGGCTTTCTAGTTGGGTTATTATTTAATTATTTTTTACGTAAACGATCAGGAACAATTAGGACGCTTGGATTAGGCATTCTTGGTGTTGTAGCGGCACTTATCAATACAGTTGGTGTTGTTATTTTAACGACGATTGGTTTTACTGTAATGCATACAAATTTTACAGGTATTCCTAATCAAAATCTGTTGAGCTGGTTAATTGGTATTGTGTCATTTAATGCTATTTTTGAAATGATTGTTGGATTTATTTTGATTACTGTTGTTGGTAATGTGTTATTACCAGTGGCTGAACGCGCAAATATTAAAGGTTAA
- the ftsZ gene encoding cell division protein FtsZ yields MDFSIDDAQETGAIIKVIGVGGGGSNAVNHMIEEGVSGVEFIVANTDVQALDKSKADIKIQIGPKLTGGLGAGSNPERGTKAAEESSEDIASAISGADMIVITAGMGGGTGNGAAPVVARIAKEQGALTVAVVTRPFKWEGPKRGRFAAEGLQALSESVDSLIVITNERLKDRIDLRTPLSEAFKVVDEVVAQGVRGISELITNPGFINLDFADVKTVMQDAGPALMGVGQASGETRAADATKQAISSPLLEVDMSGAEDVLLNITGGLDMSLFEAQTASEVIAQEAGREVNVIFGTSIDENLGDSIRVTVIATGLQNVTVDSAAKKAAAPKANAAKVFGTTSNNVTPATPNTSIFEKPATEPVKSTTPAPQNDPFADWNISGASKDAFADDERFDGVQKQAFDVFNTPTSNETPVDFSNNDDDTEQPPFFKKR; encoded by the coding sequence ATGGATTTTTCAATTGATGACGCCCAGGAAACAGGTGCAATCATTAAAGTTATCGGTGTTGGTGGTGGTGGATCAAACGCTGTCAATCATATGATCGAAGAAGGTGTTAGTGGCGTTGAGTTTATCGTTGCTAACACTGATGTACAAGCCTTGGATAAATCTAAGGCTGATATTAAAATTCAAATTGGACCAAAATTAACAGGTGGTTTAGGTGCTGGTTCAAATCCTGAACGTGGAACTAAAGCTGCCGAAGAATCATCTGAAGATATTGCTTCAGCAATTTCAGGTGCAGATATGATTGTTATCACGGCTGGTATGGGTGGTGGAACTGGAAACGGTGCAGCACCAGTTGTCGCGCGTATAGCTAAAGAGCAAGGCGCTTTAACTGTTGCTGTGGTGACACGCCCATTCAAGTGGGAAGGGCCAAAACGTGGTCGTTTCGCTGCTGAAGGATTACAAGCGTTGTCCGAATCAGTTGATTCATTGATTGTGATTACTAACGAACGTTTAAAAGATCGTATTGATTTACGTACACCACTGTCAGAGGCCTTTAAAGTTGTTGATGAAGTTGTGGCTCAAGGTGTTCGAGGTATCTCAGAACTAATTACAAATCCAGGCTTCATTAATCTTGATTTTGCTGATGTGAAAACTGTTATGCAAGATGCCGGACCTGCATTAATGGGTGTTGGCCAAGCTAGCGGCGAAACACGTGCCGCTGATGCAACGAAGCAGGCTATTTCCTCACCATTGCTTGAAGTAGACATGTCAGGTGCTGAAGATGTTTTGCTAAATATTACTGGTGGATTGGATATGTCATTGTTTGAAGCACAAACAGCCTCAGAAGTGATTGCTCAAGAAGCAGGACGTGAGGTCAATGTTATTTTCGGTACCTCTATTGATGAAAATCTAGGTGATTCAATTCGTGTGACAGTAATTGCAACTGGTCTTCAGAATGTCACAGTAGATTCTGCAGCAAAAAAAGCTGCTGCACCAAAAGCAAACGCTGCTAAAGTATTTGGTACGACAAGTAACAATGTAACACCAGCAACACCAAACACATCAATATTTGAAAAACCAGCAACTGAGCCTGTTAAATCAACGACACCAGCGCCACAAAATGATCCATTTGCTGATTGGAATATTAGTGGTGCTTCAAAAGATGCGTTTGCTGATGATGAACGGTTTGATGGTGTACAAAAACAAGCCTTTGATGTGTTTAACACACCGACATCCAATGAAACACCAGTAGATTTTTCAAACAATGACGATGATACTGAACAACCACCATTCTTTAAAAAGCGTTAA
- a CDS encoding DivIVA domain-containing protein, translated as MVLTPDEILKHEFTKKGSRAYIASEVDSFLDQVNGDYETIITERDKLLNDNDQLQVKVDGLEAKREQVNQSIFVAQEAADRLRKEADGEVKKQLTHAQEAATKIISDARTKAEAEATSLAQENEGLIKEQNELRTEVENFKNSFLKLLELQRKLLENDDLAEAVHRLPIGQATADRIDKIATIEKEPVRSMITSESEPDSTETENEETVPEQGPIVVFPEASENEDKKL; from the coding sequence ATGGTACTAACACCTGATGAAATTTTGAAGCATGAATTTACTAAAAAGGGTTCACGTGCATATATTGCATCTGAAGTTGATTCGTTTTTAGACCAAGTTAATGGTGATTATGAAACTATTATTACTGAACGTGATAAACTTTTAAATGATAATGATCAGTTACAAGTTAAAGTTGATGGTCTAGAGGCAAAGCGTGAGCAAGTCAACCAATCAATTTTTGTCGCTCAAGAAGCTGCTGATCGTTTGAGAAAAGAAGCTGATGGCGAAGTAAAAAAACAATTAACACATGCTCAAGAAGCAGCCACAAAGATTATTAGTGATGCACGTACAAAGGCTGAAGCTGAAGCAACAAGCTTAGCACAAGAAAATGAAGGTCTGATTAAAGAACAAAATGAATTAAGAACTGAAGTTGAAAATTTTAAAAATTCATTCTTGAAATTATTGGAACTTCAGCGTAAACTATTAGAAAATGATGATTTAGCTGAAGCAGTTCATCGTTTGCCAATTGGACAAGCAACGGCTGATCGTATTGATAAAATAGCAACAATTGAAAAAGAGCCTGTTAGGTCAATGATAACAAGTGAATCTGAACCTGATTCTACAGAAACAGAAAATGAGGAAACTGTTCCTGAGCAAGGACCAATTGTGGTGTTTCCCGAAGCAAGTGAAAACGAAGACAAAAAATTATAA
- a CDS encoding PTS transporter subunit IIC, translated as MAQNAISNVRQVEAENIKGKVNESKESIRDTVYKVSAAVSNAILVTLGMGLLLQTIAGFINWAPMVQMGAITKIMLPAAFGAAIASQMKTNTMVMFSAMAASTVGANAVFFTDKAVQGVTATGYAGAQAAGSAVMTTGQPISAVIAGVIAVLFGKWLSGKTPLDMVIVPAATTIVGTVSGYYLAAVTTPALVAVGKFIASSVAINPIIGTAIVAMVFGAMTMTPASAAALAVAIGATGVTSPQAAGAILIGTTAVFVGFPAMSFQENKIGATIAQGIVTPKIQFPNLTENPALIIPPMIGAAIAAPIATIAFNVTAPFAMAGIGFNSFIVPLALAGSNPAAFAAYMIVGVGVPIIVSFIGYRFMRKMGWAKPEQLHLEMI; from the coding sequence ATGGCACAAAACGCAATATCAAATGTACGTCAGGTTGAAGCAGAAAATATTAAGGGCAAAGTCAATGAATCAAAAGAGTCAATTCGTGACACGGTTTATAAAGTCAGTGCGGCTGTTTCAAATGCTATTTTGGTTACTTTAGGCATGGGGTTGTTGTTGCAAACAATAGCAGGGTTTATCAATTGGGCACCGATGGTTCAAATGGGGGCAATTACTAAAATTATGTTGCCGGCTGCATTTGGCGCCGCAATTGCATCACAAATGAAGACAAATACAATGGTTATGTTTAGTGCAATGGCTGCGTCAACGGTTGGTGCCAACGCTGTTTTTTTCACCGATAAAGCTGTGCAAGGTGTAACGGCAACTGGGTATGCAGGTGCGCAAGCTGCTGGTTCAGCTGTGATGACTACTGGACAACCTATTTCGGCTGTTATTGCTGGTGTTATTGCTGTATTATTTGGTAAGTGGTTGAGTGGTAAAACACCATTGGATATGGTAATTGTTCCGGCTGCAACGACAATTGTTGGTACAGTGTCAGGCTATTATTTGGCAGCAGTGACAACGCCAGCATTAGTTGCAGTTGGAAAGTTTATTGCTTCTAGTGTTGCTATCAACCCAATTATTGGCACTGCGATAGTTGCGATGGTGTTTGGGGCTATGACAATGACACCTGCTTCTGCAGCAGCCTTGGCTGTGGCAATTGGTGCAACTGGCGTGACATCACCTCAAGCTGCAGGCGCAATATTAATCGGAACAACAGCTGTGTTCGTTGGTTTTCCTGCAATGTCATTTCAAGAGAATAAAATTGGTGCAACGATCGCACAAGGTATTGTGACACCGAAAATTCAGTTTCCTAATTTGACAGAAAACCCCGCATTGATTATTCCGCCAATGATTGGTGCTGCAATTGCCGCGCCAATTGCAACAATCGCATTTAATGTTACTGCACCATTCGCAATGGCTGGTATTGGTTTTAACTCATTTATCGTGCCATTGGCATTGGCAGGATCAAATCCCGCTGCATTTGCTGCTTATATGATCGTAGGTGTTGGTGTGCCAATTATTGTATCTTTTATTGGATATCGTTTCATGCGTAAAATGGGTTGGGCAAAACCAGAACAATTGCATTTGGAAATGATTTAA
- a CDS encoding 2-keto-4-pentenoate hydratase, producing MTLTLEQEKLVQHLFTACQTNKPLDRDTYVGVVNDFDTAYAVQDAVMSLKEEPTAGYKVSLTSPKTQAMFDSNSPLYGAQIVSRFLKTEAALSLGDYNEPLVEVELQFTAKSALTVDMDLEALLVNTTVAPTLEVPDSRFENWFPTLDKFLVLSDSAVGGAVVSGAEKDGANLKVTDLVKIQAELTHNGHQKGNGFGSEVLGNPLIALQWLVRKLAEQGKKFPVGTRASTGTFMLPFNLVAGEWRATFSEGFGDVVMHVIETK from the coding sequence ATGACATTAACATTAGAACAAGAAAAATTGGTGCAACATTTATTCACTGCATGTCAAACAAATAAACCATTGGATCGTGACACTTATGTTGGCGTGGTTAATGATTTTGATACTGCTTATGCAGTACAAGATGCTGTGATGTCTTTAAAGGAGGAACCAACGGCTGGCTATAAAGTGTCGTTAACTTCACCAAAAACACAGGCAATGTTTGATTCAAATTCTCCACTTTATGGTGCCCAGATTGTATCACGTTTTCTAAAAACAGAAGCGGCATTATCTTTAGGAGACTATAATGAACCACTTGTAGAAGTTGAATTACAGTTCACAGCTAAGTCGGCATTAACAGTGGACATGGATCTTGAGGCGTTACTAGTTAATACAACTGTTGCACCGACACTTGAAGTACCTGATTCAAGATTTGAAAATTGGTTTCCAACACTAGATAAGTTTTTAGTTTTGAGTGATTCGGCTGTTGGTGGGGCAGTAGTTTCAGGAGCAGAAAAAGATGGTGCAAACTTAAAAGTTACAGATTTAGTTAAAATTCAAGCTGAATTAACACACAATGGGCATCAAAAAGGGAATGGATTCGGCTCTGAGGTTCTTGGGAATCCATTAATAGCGTTACAATGGCTAGTACGTAAATTAGCAGAGCAAGGAAAAAAATTTCCTGTTGGGACACGCGCTTCGACAGGGACGTTCATGTTGCCTTTTAATTTAGTTGCGGGGGAATGGCGTGCCACATTTTCAGAAGGTTTTGGTGATGTGGTCATGCATGTTATAGAAACCAAATAA
- the ileS gene encoding isoleucine--tRNA ligase — protein MKYKDTLNLGKTAFPMRGSLPKTEPIRQQKWYDSDLYNQRLSQNENKPHFNLHDGPPYANGNIHLGHALNKISKDIIVRYKNMAGFYAPYVPGWDTHGLPIEQQLTKAGHDRKTMPKAEWRNLAKDFALEQVDKQKNDFKRLGIMADWQNPYITLQPEFEAAQLRVFGEMASKGYIFKGSKPVYWSWSSESALAEAEIEYHDINSTSLYYANQVKDGRGILDSDTYFVVWTTTPFTVTASRGITLGPDMDYSVIQPAGETRKFVVATGRLEVIAPLFGWDKYKTLATYKGEELDRITAYHPWDLDAEELVMNADHVTLDSGTGLVHTAPGFGEDDFNVGKQYGLEVVVTVDEKGYMTKNAGPDFEGKFYDDVVGLVINKLTTANLFLAKEKITHSYPFDWRTKKPIIWRAVPQWFASVGKFRQNILDELDHVNFFPEWGKKRLYNMIRDRGDWVISRQRVWGVPLPIFYAEDKTPILDQTIINHVADLFEAHGSNYWFEHEAKDLLPEGYTNAHSPHGQFTKEEDIMDVWFDSGSSWSGVMNTRDQLDYPADLYLEGSDQYRGWFNSSLITSVAVTGHAPYKNVLSQGFTLDGKGNKMSKSLGNTISPLDVADKMGIEILRLWTISVDTSQDMPVSNDILKQVSESYRKLRNTLRFLMANTADFNYTTDAITFTDRAGHDQYFSVVLNNFIKNVRDSYDNYQFNDIFKRVINFVNVDLSAFYLDIAKDVVYVEAPSGHARRSMQTVFYETLIALTKLLLPVLPHTSEEVWEYLPHEKLGFAYLSDMPEVQNLGDTSKLLKNWSMFMSMRDAVNKALEEARTAELIGKNAEAALTLYLTTEQQQLLSDLNANVRLLLMVSQLYIVDAKTAVDVKSYDGVLISVKHAVGGVSPRDRMFHEDIGADSSFPNLSKHEADIIREFYPEALIEGLE, from the coding sequence ATGAAATATAAAGATACACTTAATCTTGGAAAAACGGCATTTCCAATGCGCGGATCATTGCCAAAAACTGAGCCAATTCGTCAACAAAAGTGGTATGATTCTGATTTGTATAATCAACGTCTGTCACAAAATGAAAACAAGCCACATTTTAATTTACATGATGGCCCACCGTATGCTAATGGAAATATTCATTTAGGTCATGCGTTGAATAAAATTTCAAAAGACATTATTGTGCGTTATAAAAATATGGCTGGTTTTTATGCACCCTATGTTCCAGGATGGGATACACATGGTTTACCAATTGAACAGCAGTTAACAAAGGCTGGTCACGATCGTAAAACAATGCCTAAAGCTGAATGGCGAAATTTAGCAAAAGATTTTGCCTTGGAACAAGTTGATAAGCAAAAAAATGATTTTAAACGTTTAGGAATTATGGCTGATTGGCAGAATCCATATATCACATTGCAACCAGAATTCGAGGCGGCACAGTTACGTGTTTTTGGTGAAATGGCTAGTAAAGGTTATATATTCAAGGGATCAAAACCAGTTTATTGGTCGTGGTCATCAGAATCTGCTTTAGCGGAAGCGGAAATTGAATATCATGACATCAATTCAACATCTTTGTACTATGCTAATCAGGTGAAAGATGGTCGTGGTATTTTAGATTCTGATACTTATTTTGTGGTTTGGACAACTACGCCATTTACAGTGACAGCCTCACGAGGTATTACTCTTGGACCTGATATGGATTATTCAGTGATTCAACCAGCAGGAGAGACTCGCAAATTTGTCGTTGCTACAGGGCGTTTAGAGGTCATTGCGCCATTGTTTGGTTGGGATAAATATAAGACTTTAGCAACATATAAAGGCGAAGAATTGGATCGCATTACAGCGTATCATCCATGGGACCTTGATGCTGAAGAATTAGTTATGAATGCAGATCACGTTACTCTTGATTCGGGTACTGGTTTAGTTCATACTGCGCCTGGTTTTGGTGAGGATGATTTTAATGTTGGTAAGCAGTACGGTCTAGAAGTTGTTGTTACAGTCGATGAAAAAGGGTATATGACTAAAAATGCCGGACCGGATTTTGAAGGCAAGTTTTACGATGATGTTGTTGGCCTTGTCATCAACAAATTGACCACGGCTAATTTGTTCTTGGCTAAAGAAAAAATTACGCATTCTTATCCGTTTGATTGGCGTACAAAAAAGCCTATTATTTGGCGTGCTGTGCCACAATGGTTTGCATCTGTAGGTAAGTTCCGTCAAAATATTTTGGATGAATTAGATCATGTCAATTTTTTCCCTGAATGGGGGAAGAAGCGTTTGTATAATATGATTCGTGATCGTGGCGATTGGGTTATTTCACGTCAACGTGTTTGGGGTGTGCCATTACCCATTTTTTATGCAGAGGACAAAACGCCTATTTTAGATCAAACGATTATTAATCATGTAGCTGATTTATTTGAAGCACATGGTTCGAATTATTGGTTTGAGCATGAGGCTAAAGACTTATTACCTGAGGGCTATACCAACGCACACTCACCTCATGGGCAGTTTACTAAAGAAGAAGATATTATGGATGTTTGGTTTGATTCAGGTTCTTCTTGGTCTGGTGTCATGAATACGCGTGATCAATTAGATTATCCCGCAGACTTATATTTAGAAGGATCAGATCAATATCGCGGTTGGTTTAATTCCTCATTGATTACTTCGGTAGCTGTTACAGGGCATGCACCCTACAAAAATGTACTGTCTCAAGGATTCACTTTGGATGGTAAGGGCAACAAAATGTCTAAATCACTTGGTAATACCATATCACCACTTGATGTAGCCGACAAAATGGGTATTGAAATTTTGCGGTTATGGACAATTTCAGTTGATACATCACAAGATATGCCAGTATCAAATGATATTTTAAAACAAGTATCTGAAAGCTATCGTAAGTTACGTAATACTTTGAGATTTTTAATGGCTAATACGGCTGATTTTAACTATACAACAGATGCGATTACTTTTACTGACAGAGCTGGGCATGACCAATATTTCTCAGTCGTTTTAAATAATTTTATTAAAAACGTTCGTGATTCATATGATAATTATCAATTTAATGATATTTTTAAACGTGTTATTAATTTTGTTAACGTTGACTTGTCAGCATTCTATTTGGATATTGCCAAAGACGTTGTCTATGTTGAAGCACCATCTGGACATGCACGTCGTTCAATGCAAACAGTCTTTTATGAGACATTAATAGCATTGACAAAGTTATTGCTGCCTGTATTACCTCATACATCTGAAGAAGTTTGGGAATATTTGCCACATGAAAAATTAGGTTTTGCTTATCTTTCTGACATGCCAGAGGTCCAAAATCTTGGTGACACAAGTAAGTTATTGAAAAATTGGTCGATGTTTATGTCAATGAGAGATGCAGTTAACAAGGCGCTTGAAGAAGCACGAACGGCCGAACTAATTGGTAAAAATGCCGAGGCAGCCTTGACATTGTATTTGACAACAGAACAGCAACAACTGTTGTCTGATTTAAATGCTAACGTCCGTTTACTTTTGATGGTTTCTCAGTTATACATTGTTGATGCTAAAACAGCAGTTGACGTAAAATCATATGATGGTGTTTTGATCTCAGTGAAACATGCCGTTGGTGGTGTGTCACCGCGTGATCGTATGTTTCATGAGGATATTGGTGCAGATTCATCATTTCCAAATTTGTCAAAGCATGAAGCAGATATTATACGTGAGTTCTATCCAGAAGCATTGATTGAAGGATTAGAATAA
- a CDS encoding RNA-binding protein — MIDDFSTIEQHFRPEEVAFIQQASDWIRQSEDEYRGILTRFLNPREQYILQTLVNRSDNLQVHYNGATSNTENQRAVIAPDFYTVALSDFELAVLEIKYPVKFAELHHSMILGAFMSAGIKREVIGDILSNDKKWQVIVDAKMITYIQQTVQKIGRIKIELIARDLKDVIAVHDDWNEIFLLLSSLRIDTTISMAFNISRSVAKSLIEQQQVRVNWTTIVKPDHVVAMGDIVSVRKYGRLQLKMCDGFSKKDKIKAIVNIIRR; from the coding sequence ATGATAGATGATTTTTCAACAATTGAACAGCACTTTCGACCAGAAGAAGTCGCATTTATTCAGCAAGCAAGTGATTGGATTCGTCAAAGTGAAGATGAGTATCGGGGTATTCTAACACGTTTTTTAAATCCTCGAGAACAATATATTTTACAAACTCTAGTTAATCGTTCAGACAATTTACAGGTGCATTATAATGGTGCCACTAGTAATACTGAAAATCAGCGTGCTGTCATAGCACCAGATTTTTATACTGTTGCATTATCAGACTTTGAATTAGCAGTTCTTGAAATTAAATATCCGGTAAAATTCGCTGAGTTACATCATTCAATGATTCTAGGTGCGTTTATGAGTGCTGGTATAAAACGTGAAGTTATCGGTGATATTTTATCTAATGATAAGAAATGGCAAGTCATTGTTGATGCAAAAATGATAACCTATATTCAACAAACAGTTCAAAAAATTGGACGAATTAAAATTGAATTGATTGCACGTGATTTGAAAGATGTCATTGCGGTTCATGATGATTGGAACGAAATATTTTTATTATTGTCATCTTTACGAATTGACACGACTATTTCAATGGCTTTTAATATATCACGTAGTGTAGCAAAATCATTAATTGAACAGCAACAAGTTCGAGTTAATTGGACAACGATTGTTAAGCCTGATCATGTTGTAGCAATGGGGGATATCGTATCTGTTCGTAAATATGGTCGTCTACAACTTAAAATGTGTGATGGGTTTAGCAAAAAAGATAAAATTAAGGCAATTGTAAATATCATTCGACGTTAA
- the upp gene encoding uracil phosphoribosyltransferase — translation MGKFIEMDHPLIQHKLTMIRNKNVGTKDFRALVDEIAMLMTYEASRDLQLEDVVVQTPVATTTKKQLAGKKLAVVPILRAGLGMVDGIVQLIPAAKIGHIGMYRDEETLEPVEYFIKLPEDIDQRDVLLVDPMLATGGSAKDAIVALKKRGAKHIKLITLVSAPEGVKAVQEAHPDVDIYTGSLDDGLDKNGYIIPGLGDAGDRLFGTM, via the coding sequence ATGGGAAAATTTATCGAAATGGATCATCCATTGATTCAGCATAAACTAACAATGATTCGTAATAAGAATGTCGGGACAAAAGATTTCCGAGCACTTGTTGATGAAATTGCAATGCTTATGACATATGAAGCAAGTCGTGATTTGCAGTTGGAAGATGTTGTTGTGCAAACACCTGTGGCGACAACGACAAAAAAGCAACTAGCAGGTAAAAAACTTGCTGTTGTACCTATTTTGCGTGCTGGATTAGGAATGGTAGATGGGATTGTACAATTGATTCCTGCAGCAAAAATTGGGCATATCGGTATGTACCGTGATGAAGAAACCTTGGAACCAGTAGAATACTTTATTAAATTACCAGAAGATATTGATCAGCGTGATGTGTTACTAGTTGATCCAATGCTTGCTACTGGTGGTTCAGCAAAAGATGCTATTGTTGCTTTGAAAAAGCGTGGTGCCAAACATATTAAATTGATTACTTTGGTTTCAGCACCTGAAGGGGTTAAGGCAGTGCAAGAGGCCCATCCTGACGTTGATATTTATACGGGATCATTAGATGATGGCTTGGATAAGAACGGGTATATTATTCCAGGACTAGGCGATGCTGGTGATCGATTGTTTGGAACAATGTAA